Part of the Streptomyces uncialis genome is shown below.
CCTTCGAGGAGGCGGTGGATCCGCCAGACGATGGCGACCACGACGATCACGGCGACGCTGATGAGCCAGACGCTCGGGTGCTCCTTGCCCTTGGCGTCCACCTCCATACCGAGGCCGGTCATGTCGGCCGCGTGGTAGGTGAGGTTCGTGGCCGCCATCAGCCCGAGCGCGTACGGGACATCCCGTTTCATCCGGAACGCCGTGACGGCGTAGATGTCCAGTCCCACCGGCAGGGCCCAGCCCGCGTCCCCGATCGGCGTCTTGCCCAGACCGACCATGGTCGCGAACGCCCATTCGCCCGACGCGGTCAGGATGATCACCGCAGCGAGCCCGGTCCAGATGCTGACCTGCTTGATGACCTGCTTGCGGGACTCCTTCTTCTCCACGGCGACCGTCTCCTTCTCGGCGAGGCGGCGGGCCTCCCGCGCGGCCTCCCGCTCCCGCTCCGCCTGCCGCAGTACCTCGTCCGCCTGCTGACGGACCCCGGCGGCTGCCGTCCGGGCTGCGGCCTCTGCCTCCTTGCGCAACTGCTCGGCCCTGGCGCGGAAGCCCGCCTCGATCTCCGCCCGGTGGGCGGCGGCTTCCTCGTCCAGATCGAGCTTCGCGGAGCGGCGGGTCAGCTCCAGCTCGGAATCGAGCGCGGCCCGGGCGGTCCTGATCTCCGTCGCCTGTTCCTGGGCTTCGCCCACGATCCGGGCGGCGTCGTCCAGAGCGTCCCGGTAGGCGGCCTCGGCCGCCGCCCGGCGCAGGGCCACCAGTTCAGCGGCCCGCGCCTCGACGTCGGCGATCAGCTCCATACTTCTCTGCTCCGCCTTGGCCAGCAGGTCGCCAGCCTCCGCCCCGGCGGCCGCGAGGGTCTGCGCGGTCTCTCCCGCCGCGTCGGCCCGGGCGGCGACGAGGACGGTCTGCGCGTCCTGCCCGGCGACGGCGCGGATGCACTCCGCGCCCGCCTCGGCCCGGCGCAGCCGGGTCCCGGCCTCGTCGGCGACTTCCGCCAGGACCTGCCGGGCGTCGGAGGCCGCCGCCCGCCGGATGTACTGGGCCTGGTCCTCGGCGGCCCGGATCAGCCGGGCCGCTTCCTCGGCCGCGCCCTGGCGGGCGCCGTCGAGGATGTCGGCGGCCCGGTCGCGCAGGTCAGCGGCCAGGGCGGCCGCGTCGTCCCGCATCTGCGGGGCCGACGGCACGCTCTCCGCCCCGGCCGGGCTGCGCGGCGGCGGTGTCGTCGTCTTCGGCGGCGGCTTGCGGGCCGCCGTCTTCCGGGTGCTGCGGGTGGCTGTACGGGCCGCCACGCGAGCTCTCCTCTCGTCCGGGTGGCCGCCCGGTCGGGCGGCCACCGTGTGCGTGTGCGGCTGGTCAGCGTCGGCGGAGGCTGCCGGCCAGACGGTCGGCCAGGTCGGTGACGCGGCGCCCGATCTGCTCGGTCCGCAGCCGGAACATCAGGTCACCCGACCTGCACAGCGCCGTCTCCGACCTGCTCAGCGGGCCCTCGATCACCGTGTCCAGGTGGGTCTCCAGCGGCGTCCAGCGGGCGCCGCGCCAGGCGGTCAGCACCTCGGCCGCCGCGTAGAGCGCAACCGTGTAGGCGATGACGACCAGCGCGTTCGCCCGCCGGCGGGCCGTACGGAGCGGGCCGCCGACGGGGCCCGAGGCCAGGACAATGTCGACCAGGTTCTGGTGGACCTCGAAGTCCACGGCGTCCCAGGTCTCCACGTCGCCGTGGCCCCGGCGGAACTCGTCCACGGCCGTCTGGGTCGTGCTGGTCAGGGTGGTCATGGCGTGTCCGCCTCTCCGCCCCGCACGAGGACGTCGTGTGCGCGTCGGATCCGGTCGGCCGCCTCGGGCGGCAGGGTGTCCAGGTCGATCTCGCGGAGCAGGCGGAGGGCCAGCTCGGTACGGAGGATGCGGACCTGGAGGCCGTCGACGGCGCGCAGGACGCGGTCCTGGAGGTCGTCGACACTGCGGCCCAAGGGGACGGTCTGCCGGTCAGACCTCGCGCCCGCCCGCTGGAGAGCGGTGAGCGTCCGGGTACGGATGATGCGGATCACCGGATTCCTCCCGCCACGCCGTGACGCCGCAGGTCGGCCTCCGCCTGGCGACGGGCCGCCTCGGCCTTGCGGGCCGCCTCGGCGGCCTCGGCCGCCGCTTTCGCCTGGGCGGCCTGCTCGTCGGCCGTCACAGCAGGCGGGAGGGGTCGGCGGTCGCGGTGCCGGTCAGCACCGCCAGCTCGTCGGCGGTCACCCAGTCCTGCGGGATCAGCACCCGCAGGGTGACGGTGCCCTGGCACATCGTGCCGGTGACGGCGAGCCGCCCGCCGGGCAGCGAGCCCGGCCGGGCGTCGTCGATCTCCGCGAGGATCGCCGGCAGAACGGGCGCGGCGGTCGGTGTCACGGTGATCGTCGCGACGATCGTGGACGGCGCCACCGTGACCTCGACGGAGACACCGTGCCGGGCCAGCATCTGGACCCCGGCGAACAGCGGGAAGACCTCCGTGACGGTGTCGGTGAGGTCGTTGGCGATGCCGGTGGGATTCACCGGCAGGTCGGAAGGCATCATGATGGTCATGCGGATCAGCTCCCTGTGAGATCGGGTCGGTCCGTGCAGACCCCCGGCACACATGGCGTTCCAGCGCCGTGCCGGGGGTCGCGCCGTCTGAGCGGCGCGGTGAGCGGATGGGGAGTTGCACACGCTGGCTCGATGCCAGCCCCGACCCCACCCCTGGGGTCCTGCTCAGATCCGCTCTCGGGCTGCCGTGCGGCCAGCCCCCCGCTCAAGACCTCGCCAACCGGAAAAGCGCTGGTGAAAGGGTCGTCTCGTCGTAATGACGGCAGGGGCGCCGCGGCCCGAAATTCAGTCCACTGTTGAGTTCTCAAACAACGATCGGCCACCCATCACCCCGCCGCGAGTACGACGAGTTCACCGGGGCCGACATCTGGATCTGGCGCTTGAAGTGCAGGTATAGCCAACGCGACCGGTCGATTTAGCGCCCTAAACCGACCGTGCACCGAAACCATAGGACGCGACACCGCCGCGAGTCAACCACCTTGAACAGTTGCGGTTTAGTGGGGTAAACATGAGGCACGAAGGGAGGCACGGATGGAAAAGAATCGACCCGACGCTGCTTCGCTGACCGAGCTACAGGAACAGCTCCACTCAGCGTTCGACGTCGCATTGGCCCAGCTCAAGGGGTTGGGCGACCCTCTACAGCGGGCCAAAGCCGCTCACGGGCTCGTCGCCCGCGTGCAGGACTACGGCAACGAGATCCAGGCAGTGCGCAACGAGGCGATGAACGAGACCCTGCGGGTCGGGGAGCTGAACAGCACCCAGTTGGCCGCAGAACTCGGCATCAGTAAGGGACGGGTCAGCCAGCTCGCCAAGGGAGCTCCGCCGGAGCGCCTGTTCCTCGGCTCAGGCAAGGTCATCGTGGCGCTCGCCGAGAAGCTGGAGCACGGCAAGCTGCAAGACGGCCGCACCAAGCGGGTCCAAGGCCCGGTGATCGCCACGGAGGACTTCCAGACCTACGAGCATCTGCGGGAGTTGGCCGAAGACGTCGGCCTGGAGATCACGTTCGAGCGCATCCCGCTCGGGGGCAATGTGCGGCTCAACCGCAACAACCTGGTGGTGATCTGCGGCCCCAGGCTGTCGCCTCTGATCGAGCAGATCCTCGAAAGTGACCCTCACCTGCGGTTCGCCAAGGACGACGACGGCTGGTTCCTGACCGACCGGAAGACCGGTGAGGTCTATCGCTCGCCGATGGACCACGGCGACAACAGCGACGTCGCCTACTTCGGCCGGCTCCCGCGCCCCGATGGTCAAGGCACGTTCCTCTACATCGCTGGCATTCACGCCCGCGGCTCGGGTGGCGTCGTGCACTGGCTCAACAACGAGCTGGCGACCGTGCACCGAGAGCTGAAGGCGAAGCGCTTCTCGACCCTGATCTCCAGCACGTTCGACCCCGACACGCTGGAGATCACTTCCAGCAAGCGCATCACGCCGTTCTACCGCCCGGAAGGGGCCTGACGTGCAGGTATCCATGGCATCGACCCAGGGTGTGGGCGCCGCGAACGAGGACACGGTCCACGTGAGCCCCACCGGAGTGGTCGTGCTGGACGGCCTGTCCGCCCCGAAGGACCTGCCCATGGGGTGCGTGCACGGCACCCCATGGTTCGTACGACAGCTTGGCACCACTCTGATCAATCTGATCGGCGACGACGAGGTATCCCTCCAGGACGCCCTTCGCGCCGCGATCACCGAAGTGAACGACCTGCACCGCGACACCTGCGACCTGGACCAGGAAGCGGTGCCGGCCTCGACCGTGGTGATGATCCGCGAGCGCGGCGACGTCCTCGACTACCTGGTCCTCTCCGACAACGTCCTGGTGCTCGACCTTGGGGCCGACGGCATTCAGACGATCGTCGACAAGCGCGTCGAGGAGGTCGCGGCCGACGAGATGCAGGCAGCTCTGCAAGGACCGACCGGAACTCCCGAACACGCCGCCCGCGTGTCCCGGCTCGTCACCGTTCAGCGGCGCCTCCGGAACCAGCCCGGCGGCTACTGGGTCGCGGCCACCGACCCGGCGGCCGCCGACGAAGCGATCACCGGCTCCGTGGAACTCGCGCGGGTGCAGCAGGCCGCGCTGCTGACCGACGGCGCCAGCCGCCTCGTTGACTCCTTCGGGGCTCTCACCTGGGACGAGCTGCTGACGCTCCTGCGCGTTGAGGGACCGACTGCGCTGATCGCCCGCACCCGTGAGGCGGAGCTCGCCGACCCCGTGGGGGAGCGGTGGCCCCGCTTCAAGCGCTCGGACGACGCCACCGCGGCGTACGTCAAGATCGGTCAGCCAGTCTCGCTCTCCTCCGCCGCGCAGCGGCTGGAGCGTGGGAAGACCACCGGCTCATCGTGGGGGGCGGGCGAGCGATCCGACAGTCATGCGGCCGGGTTGGCCGACGCGCCGCCGGAGGTTGCGGCCGCACTGGGCATCGCGGCCGGCACCATGGTGATCCGCCGGACGCGTGTCTACCGCGACCGGCACGGCATCGTCGCCCACTCGACGTCCTGGATCCCTCGGGGGTTCGCGCGGGCGGCTCCGGAACTTCTACGCGGGGAACGGCTGCAGGGCGGCACGTCGCTCGACGCCATCGCCCGCGCCACCGGCCGCCAGGCCGTGGAACGTGACGACGTGACCGCCGCTCGTATCGCCACCTCAGAGGACGCGACGCTCCTGGAACTGGCCGACGACGGAGTGCACGCGATCCTCGTCCTGACCGCCCTGTTCCGCGACCGCGACGGACAACCGCTGGAGTACGGCGTGGACCTCGGCGCTCCCGGCCGGACTCGCGTCGAGACCTCGGGCGTGGCCCTGTGACTCGCTCCCGCGCACCGCGATGCGTTCTGATGGCCGGTCTTCCGGGCTCGGGCAAGACCACGCTCGCCCGCGAGCTGGAGCACCACGGCTTCGTCCGCATGTGCCCCGACGAGCAGGTCTGGCGGGAGCACGGCCACTACGGGCGGGACTTCCCACGTGGGGAGTACCGGATCCGGGAACGGCCGATCCTCGATCGGATCGCCGCCGAGCTGCAGGCCGCGCTGGGCGCTGGCCGGGACGTGGTTGTCGATCACGGCTTCTGGACCGTCGATGAGCGTGAGCAGTGGCGCGTGCTCGGCGAGCTGGCGGGCGCCGACGTCCTGCTCGTCTACCTGCCTGGCGACCACGACACCCTCTGGAAGCGGATCGACGAGCGGAACCGAGCCACCTACAAGGACCCCAACTCGATGTACTTCAGCGAGGACGACCTACGTCGGCACGGCAGCCGCTTCGTTGCGCCGGGGCCTGGCGAGGCGCCCCTCGTCTACGACGGCCGCCCGGCGACGGTCCTGACCGCCCTCGCCGACGGCGACACTCCGCAAACCACCCGTTAACCAACGCCGATCGGCCGGAAGGAGGCAAGATGACCCGCGAAACGCGAACAGGCCCCCGTGGGGGCCTGCCGGTCGCGCTCGCCGGTTGTGGTGGTCGGCGACGTGACCAAGCACCTGGAATGGAGGTGCCTGCGATGCGTTGCAGGCTACGCGTACCCACTGTCAGTGGGCCAGCGGGACACAGTGACACGCCGCCGGCGGCCCGCGCTTCCCGTGTGGCGGGACGCCTCCGCAAGTTCTCTCCCGGAGAACGGGATCTCGGAGTACTCGCGCCGGATACCCGGTACAACATCACGACGTCGTCCGGCACGATCACGGGATGCGCCGCCTTCTACCAGCTCATCGCCGGTTTCCCCAACCGGCGGAAGGACTCCACCATGTTCGTCATGACCGCTCGCGCCCCGTAACGCCGAAAGCCGCCCCTGCGCCAACAGGAGCGGCCCTCGACCTTCACAACCTGACTCAGTCCCCGGCCCTACGAAGCCACAGCTCCTGAGTCGTACGTCGGCTGATGCCGGGCTCCCGACCCTGTCGGGCCCGGTCACCATCAGCCAGGGTAACCGCCTACCCAGGTTCTACGCAGCACCGCTGATAGGCCCGTCCGGTTACCTGGTGAAGATCACCGACGTGCGGCTCTCTACCCGATTGGGAGAGATCGCACCTCATGCACCGCCCCCTCCGGCCCGCCTCCGCGGAGCACGCGACGGTAACCCTCGCGGCCGCGTACGAAGGCGCCGTGATGATGACTGCGAAGTGCCTTAACCCTGCTTTGACCTGCCCCGATGAGGGTGTCCGCGTTGGCGCGTACAACGCCTGGGTGACTAGCACCCCGGCGCCCACGCGCGCCTTGCCCACCCTGTCCGCCCCGGCCGCGCTGGCGGTGACCCGATGAGCACACCCAAGCGCCCGAAGGCCCCGGTGGCCACCCCTGACCAGGTGGTCGAGCTGTACGGGCCGGACAACGACGGCTGGTACGACACCCGGGTCAAGGACTGGATCGCCCTGTGCGAGGACCTCAAGGACGGCGAAGTCCGCGGCTACCTCGTGCTGCGCGGCCTGGTGGTCGACAAGTTCAAGAACCACGTCCGCGTGCTCTCGCTCCAGAAGCTGTGCGAGCTGATCCCCGGACCGAGTCGGGGCCCGAGCAGCCTCACCCGGGTCCGGGGCATCCTCGACGGCCTCACCAAGGTCGGCCTGGTGACCACTCCCGAGGGCCAGCCCATCAAGACGTCCTCGCGCGCGAGCGCCCTCATGAAGCCCCTCCGCCTTCGCATCAACGACTCGGCGCCGGTCGACTACGCGGGCTGGAGGAACGCCGAGGACAAGCTCAAGGCGCTCCGCACGGCCCTCGCCCACCTGATCGAGGAAGGCTCCGAAGAGGCCGCCGCAGCGGCTGACCAGGACGCTTTCGAAGCGGGTCGGATTTCCGACCCGGTGGACCCGTCGGGTCGGAAATCCGACCCACGGGGTCGGAAATCCGACCCACGGGGTCGGAAATCCGACCCGCCCACGGGGGGTGACCAGGGAGAACGCGATCTTCCTCTTGGTTTCTCCTCTGGATCTTCTCTCTCTCCCTCCGCAGAGGACGCAGCGGCAACCTCCGTCACACCTGACGCGGAGACGACGAAGACGAGAGAGACGGCTGCGCCGGAAGACAACCCCGCTCCGGCTGCTGCCGAGATCCCGGCGCCCCGCGACGGCCAGGCCGACGCCGAGCACCGGGCGGAGCTGCTGGAGATGCTGCTCGGCTTGCCCGGCCGGGACCGGATGAACCGCGACGAGGTGGCGGACATGCTGCTGCCGCTCGCCGTCGAGGCACTGGCCGCGGGCTGGACGGCGCCGAAGCTGCGCAACCACTTGGCCCGCAGCTGCGACCCGGACCGGGTCTTCAGCGTGGTGGCGGTCTACCGGATGCACCTGAAGCAGCTCCCGCCGGCCCCGGCCGGTGCGGGCGGTCACCCGGCGGCGGCCGCGCCGGAGTGCTCGAAGTGCAACGGGTCCGGCCTTGCCGAGGACCCGGAGACCTTCCTGCCGATCGGCCAGTGCGAGTGCCGCAAGCCCCGCGCCCTCGCGGCCGCGTCCTGACTGCCCGACCTTTCCCGCACAACAGCAGCGGCCGGAAACCTTGCCCGGCCCGGCCGCTGCCCGAATCCCGTGAACGGAGATCCACCATGAGCGTAGCTATCCCCGCCCCCGCCGCCTCCGGCGAGGACCTCGACCCGCGCGACTTCGAGCGCATCCCCCCTCAGGACCTGGACGCGGAGCAGTCCGTCCTCGGCGGGATGCTGCTGTCGAAGGACGCGATTGGCGACGTCACCGAGGTCCTGCAGAGCTCGGACTTCTACCGGCCGACGCACGCGACGGTCTACCGGGCGATCCTCGACGTCGTCGCCAAGGGCGAGCCCGCCGACCCGATCACGGTCGCGGCGCACCTGACCACGACCGGCGAGCTGACGAAGATTGGCGGCGCGGCCTACCTGCACACGCTGGTCCAGCAGGTGCCGACCGCCGCGAACGCCGAGTACTACGCCGAGATCGTCTACGACGCCGCCGTCGCCCGGAACCTGGTCGTGGCGGGCACGGCCATCGCCGCCAGCGGGTACGCCCGCGACGGCGAGACCGACGAGCTGGTCGAGCGGGCGCAGGAGCGCTTGTACGGCGTGGTCCGCCACCGCGGCGACGACTCGCTCAAGGACGCCTCGGAGGGCATGGACGCCACCTTCGACGACATCGAGGCGGCCGGGAAGCGCAAGAACGGTGAGCTCACGGGCGTGCCGACCGGCTTCGCCGACCTGGACAGCCTCACCGAGGGCCTTCAGCCCGCCCAGCTCATCCTGATCGCCGGGCGTCCTGCGATGGGCAAGTCCACCCTCGGCCTGGACATTGCCCGGGCCGCCAGCCTCAAGCACGGGCTGACCAGCGCGTTCTTCTCCCTGGAGATGAGCCGCAAGGAGCTCCACATGCGGCTGCTGTCCGCCGAGGGCTCCGTCGCCCTGCACCACATCCGCTCCGGCCAGCTCGACGAGGCCGCCTGGAGCCGGATGGCCAAGGTCAAGGCCCGCGTCGACGCCGGGAGCCTGCTCCTGGACGACTCCCCGGAGCTGACCGCCATGTCGATCCGCACCAAGGCCCGCCGGCTCAAGCAGCGCGGCAAGCTCGACCTGGTCGTCATCGACTACCTGCAGCTGCTCCAGTACGGCGGCGGCCGCCGTCCCGAGTCCCGCCAGCAGGAGGTCTCCGACATCTCCCGCCAGCTCAAGCTGATGGCCAAGGAGCTGGAGGTCCCGGTTATCGCGCTCTCCCAGCTCAACCGCGGGCCCGAGCAACGCACCGACAAGAAGCCGCAGGTCTCCGACCTGCGAGAGTCCGGCTCGCTGGAACAGGACGCGGACGTGGTGATCCTGCTGCACCGCGAGGACCAGTACGAGAAGGAGTCAGCCCGCGCGGGCGAGGCCGACCTGATCGTCGGCAAGCACCGCAACGGGCCGACGGCGATCATCACCACGGCCTTCCAGGGCCACTACAGCAGGTTCGTCGACATGGCCCGCACCTGAAAACGAACATCTGTGCGATTTCTGGTAGGTCCGACCATGCCCGCTGATGCCCGTGTCCTTTGACAGCGAAGTTAGTCGCTCTGCTCGCGTTGGTCTGCGGCGACTGGATTGATTGTCAAACGATCAAGTGATACGGGTTGGCTTCGTCACCGAGATGTGAGTTGGTTGGGGTTTCCCGGCGTCTGGTCTTGTGCCGCCCTCGGGCGCTTGTTCGCGCCGGAGTTTCGGGGCCTGGCCCGCGCGGGGTCGATGTGGCGGTAGCGTGATCGTCATGACGGCTGAGGGCGAGGCGCTGGTCGGCGGCATGGTGAACGCAGGAGCGATCTTTCGCCGTGGTGCGCTGGTGGAGCGCCCGGCGCCGCGCAATGTGCGCGCCCTGCATACCTACCTCCTCGCGCTGAAGGAGCACGGCTTCGACGCAGCGCCGACCCCTGTCGGCTTCACCGAGGATGGCCGGGAACAGCTGACCTTCATCCCCGGCGACGTGGCTCTGCCGCCGTTTCCGGACTGGGCGATGACGAAGACCGCCCTGGAATCGGTGGGGAATCTGCTGCGGCGCCTGCATGAGACCAGCGCGGCAGTCGCGGTCGACACCCATGCCCGGTGGCCTGGGGACCTGGCCGACCCGGAGGGGGGAGCGATGCTGTGCCACAACGACGTGTGCCCGGAAAACGTCGTTTTCCGCGACGGCCGTGCCGCTGCCCTGATCGATTTCGACCTGGCAGCCCCGGGCCGTCCCCTCTGGGACGTCGCCATGACCGCCCGCTACTGGGTGCCCCTGGTCGATCCCTCATCCGCAGCCACCGTCTACCCCTCCGGGCTGGATGCGCCCACGCGGCTGCGGATCCTTGCCGACAGCTACGGCCTCTCGCCGCAGGACCGTGCCGAGCTGCTCGGCGTCATCGAGCAGGCCACCGAGGTCTGCCGGGCCTTCGTCGCCCGCCGCGTGGCTGACGGTGACCCCGTCTATCTCCAGGCGCTGGCCGAGCGCGGTGGATGGGAACGCTGGGATCGCATGCAAACCTGGCTGGCGGAGCGCCGCGAGATGTTCACGGCCGCCCTGCTGAACTGACTGGCCCGGACCTTCGAGGACAAAGTCGCCGGGCGTACGACTAGGTTCGCTGGCAAGGAAGCCGAAACGACTGGGTTCGCTGTCAAACGCCTCGATTGGATGACAGCGGTCAGCCCGCGTGCGGGCCGGTGTCCCGTTTCGGGACACCGGCACCTATTAACTGGCCCCTGCACCCTCGGCCCGGGTGTTGGGTGCGGCTCGCACCGCACCCAACACCCGAGGTCAGGAGACCCCTTTCGGGGCCGTCCCGGCGTAAACGATCTTGACCCCCTCGCGTCGCGGGCCAGGGTCGTGACCCCGGCTGGGACGGCGGAGAGCCGGGGAACCGGGGGGCATG
Proteins encoded:
- a CDS encoding UTRA domain-containing protein, with protein sequence MASTQGVGAANEDTVHVSPTGVVVLDGLSAPKDLPMGCVHGTPWFVRQLGTTLINLIGDDEVSLQDALRAAITEVNDLHRDTCDLDQEAVPASTVVMIRERGDVLDYLVLSDNVLVLDLGADGIQTIVDKRVEEVAADEMQAALQGPTGTPEHAARVSRLVTVQRRLRNQPGGYWVAATDPAAADEAITGSVELARVQQAALLTDGASRLVDSFGALTWDELLTLLRVEGPTALIARTREAELADPVGERWPRFKRSDDATAAYVKIGQPVSLSSAAQRLERGKTTGSSWGAGERSDSHAAGLADAPPEVAAALGIAAGTMVIRRTRVYRDRHGIVAHSTSWIPRGFARAAPELLRGERLQGGTSLDAIARATGRQAVERDDVTAARIATSEDATLLELADDGVHAILVLTALFRDRDGQPLEYGVDLGAPGRTRVETSGVAL
- the dnaB gene encoding replicative DNA helicase, which encodes MSVAIPAPAASGEDLDPRDFERIPPQDLDAEQSVLGGMLLSKDAIGDVTEVLQSSDFYRPTHATVYRAILDVVAKGEPADPITVAAHLTTTGELTKIGGAAYLHTLVQQVPTAANAEYYAEIVYDAAVARNLVVAGTAIAASGYARDGETDELVERAQERLYGVVRHRGDDSLKDASEGMDATFDDIEAAGKRKNGELTGVPTGFADLDSLTEGLQPAQLILIAGRPAMGKSTLGLDIARAASLKHGLTSAFFSLEMSRKELHMRLLSAEGSVALHHIRSGQLDEAAWSRMAKVKARVDAGSLLLDDSPELTAMSIRTKARRLKQRGKLDLVVIDYLQLLQYGGGRRPESRQQEVSDISRQLKLMAKELEVPVIALSQLNRGPEQRTDKKPQVSDLRESGSLEQDADVVILLHREDQYEKESARAGEADLIVGKHRNGPTAIITTAFQGHYSRFVDMART
- a CDS encoding AAA family ATPase — encoded protein: MAGLPGSGKTTLARELEHHGFVRMCPDEQVWREHGHYGRDFPRGEYRIRERPILDRIAAELQAALGAGRDVVVDHGFWTVDEREQWRVLGELAGADVLLVYLPGDHDTLWKRIDERNRATYKDPNSMYFSEDDLRRHGSRFVAPGPGEAPLVYDGRPATVLTALADGDTPQTTR
- a CDS encoding phosphotransferase yields the protein MTAEGEALVGGMVNAGAIFRRGALVERPAPRNVRALHTYLLALKEHGFDAAPTPVGFTEDGREQLTFIPGDVALPPFPDWAMTKTALESVGNLLRRLHETSAAVAVDTHARWPGDLADPEGGAMLCHNDVCPENVVFRDGRAAALIDFDLAAPGRPLWDVAMTARYWVPLVDPSSAATVYPSGLDAPTRLRILADSYGLSPQDRAELLGVIEQATEVCRAFVARRVADGDPVYLQALAERGGWERWDRMQTWLAERREMFTAALLN
- a CDS encoding sigma-70 family RNA polymerase sigma factor translates to MEKNRPDAASLTELQEQLHSAFDVALAQLKGLGDPLQRAKAAHGLVARVQDYGNEIQAVRNEAMNETLRVGELNSTQLAAELGISKGRVSQLAKGAPPERLFLGSGKVIVALAEKLEHGKLQDGRTKRVQGPVIATEDFQTYEHLRELAEDVGLEITFERIPLGGNVRLNRNNLVVICGPRLSPLIEQILESDPHLRFAKDDDGWFLTDRKTGEVYRSPMDHGDNSDVAYFGRLPRPDGQGTFLYIAGIHARGSGGVVHWLNNELATVHRELKAKRFSTLISSTFDPDTLEITSSKRITPFYRPEGA